Proteins encoded in a region of the Oncorhynchus clarkii lewisi isolate Uvic-CL-2024 chromosome 18, UVic_Ocla_1.0, whole genome shotgun sequence genome:
- the LOC139373034 gene encoding chromosome alignment-maintaining phosphoprotein 1-like: MDAVVEVKESETAMAGFKESTEATMDVKKSISAVMHVKESMPVIIEVNESESKEAVVDIKESQGAVMELKRQSSSSGGQGRDRDRESDSYLQHLQCPHCLLQCKSHCSYLIHIAKIHPSRLDDTPVGRLGNAIFYQRTARLFHCSLCFHTAREFPRLYDHLLTCHCLSGKGQGEEGEGDERRVEGGEEQEGISVDVLSKDSSHPPSEPKAEEEDEDKGGVKQEEEGRKRGLEEMEGGEDNEEDSRSAGSPMKRKISSTAGSEEDDHDEEEEELQTNNNKKSDKHKKQEEAFLTKYIQRQGGRYNCRLCGKRSKMKGHAIYHVSYKHDVPKPYCCKECSKAFILEYSLLNHIYHNHRQGMYRCLFCPFSSDVVWGIKRHGNRCNARSGEGEEGEGSNGEE, encoded by the coding sequence ATGGATGCCGTGGTGGAGGTTAAGGAGTCAGAGACAGCCATGGCGGGTTTTAAGGAGTCAACGGAAGCCACAATGGACGTTAAGAAGTCAATTTCAGCCGTCATGCACGTTAAGGAGTCCATGCCAGTCATAATTGAAGTTAATGAGTCAGAGTCAAAAGAAGCCGTTGTGGACATTAAGGAGTCACAGGGAGCTGTTATGGAACTCAAGAGGCAGTCTTCCTCCTCTGGCGGCCAGGGGCGGGACAGAGACCGGGAGTCGGACAGCTATCTCCAGCACCTCCAGTGTCCCCACTGTCTGCTCCAGTGTAAGAGCCACTGCAGCTACCTCATCCACATCGCTAAGATCCATCCAAGCCGCCTGGATGACACGCCTGTGGGTCGCCTGGGCAACGCCATCTTCTACCAGCGCACGGCACGGCTGTTCCACTGCAGCTTGTGTTTCCACACAGCCAGGGAGTTCCCTCGCCTCTACGACCACCTGCTCACCTGCCACTGCCTCTCTGGGAAGGGCCAgggtgaggagggagaaggggatgagcgtagggtggaggggggagaagaaCAGGAAGGTATCAGTGTAGACGTGCTGTCAAAAGACAGTAGTCATCCTCCCAGTGAGCCCAAggcagaagaggaggatgaggacaaaGGAGGAGTGAAGCAAGAGGAGGAAGGTAGGAAAAGAGGactagaggagatggagggaggcgaGGACAATGAAGAGGACTCCCGCTCAGCCGGCAGCCCCATGAAACGAAAAATAAGCTCTACGGCAGGCAGTGAGGAAGATGATcatgatgaagaggaagaggagctacagaccaacaacaacaaaaaaagtgacAAACACAAAAAGCAGGAAGAGGCCTTCCTTACCAAATATATCCAGCGCCAGGGGGGTCGCTACAACTGTCGCCTGTGCGGCAAGCGCTCCAAGATGAAGGGCCATGCCATCTACCACGTGAGCTACAAGCACGACGTGCCCAAACCTTACTGCTGTAAAGAGTGTAGCAAGGCCTTCATACTAGAGTATTCGCTACTCAACCATATCTACCACAACCACAGACAGGGCATGTACCGCTGCCT
- the LOC139373035 gene encoding F-box only protein 36-like gives MKVSEAVCVSSIEIMSSLLSECLYEISQQAAPPCKDYHQLTVTQTQVVFKVWRVSCPLRHEKPQPAENKKSHTDFLQDSHAQGHIGRVFGPHTLDYVVNLCWHRYDYLVRLPDWLLLNILSFLEWADIKNISQTCKRLQQLCCSEGFWAQGTAGARYGQSEVTMEGVSPTLQRRLVVFHRRQVLSRLAQQQQHSKRKNSVWHL, from the exons ATGAAAGTTTCTGAGGCtgtgtgtgttagtagtatagagatcatgtcttctctcctctcagagtGTTTGTATGAGATCAGTCAACAGGCTGCACCTCCCTGTAAGGATTACCACCAACTCACAGTCACCCAGacacag GTGGTTTTCAAGGTGTGGAGAGTGTCCTGTCCTCTACGACACGAGAAACCACAACCTGCAGAAAACAAGAAATCACACACAGACTTCCTACAGGATAGCCACGCacaag GTCACATAGGGCGAGTGTTTGGTCCACACACTCTGGACTATGTGGTGAACCTGTGCTGGCATCGCTATGACTACCTGGTCCGGCTCCCTGATTGGCTGCTCCTGAACATCCTGTCCTTCCTGGAGTGGGCAGATATTAAGAATATCTCCCAGACCTGCAAGAGGCTCCAACAG CTATGCTGCAGTGAGGGGTTTTGGGCGCAGGGGACAGCTGGTGCCAGGTACGGGCAGAGTGAGGTCACTATGGAGGGTGTGAGCCCTACTCTACAGCGCCGTCTGGTGGTGTTTCACAGAAGACAGGTGCTCTCCCGTCtggcccagcagcagcagcacagcaAGAGGAAGAACAGTGTCTGGCATCTGTGA